From Cydia splendana chromosome 25, ilCydSple1.2, whole genome shotgun sequence:
cgtcggtggcaaacaagcatacggcccgcgtGATGGTATgcagttaccgtagcctatggacgcctgcaactccagaggtgttgaTTGAactaaaatacctactaaattaatataaaattctACTGTTATCTGGAACTTAGCCATTTATAAAGAGATTGAAGTGTGATACTGATAATGTAAGCGCACATACTAAATTAAgacatacaggcctattcggatttcgagatattCACAAGATCTTGAGGCCATTttgagatcaactagatctacattagatatcgactagatgtgacttggatatctaagtcataacttgtcgaaatcgttcaagaggacctccagaatcgcggaaacggcaaatttgacatatctatcttacaaatatctttaaattatccgtatcgtaacttgttgaagtctagtagaaatctaattcattttccgaatcgagccgatagaaTGATCATTTGTACCCCAATTTTAGTGCCGGATTACACCGTATACCGGACCACCGAAGTGCCGGATTATCGAGATTTAActgtatatgacatttatttcagtttataattaacttactttGACTATTCTTTTTGTATAAGgtgatttatttcagtttataattaacttactttGACTATTCTTTTTGTATAAGgtgatttatttcagtttataattaacttacttgAACTTTCTTTATTGTATAAGGTTTCAACATGTTGCTTGTAACCATAATACATGGTCGAATATAGTGATAACTGCTGTTGCCTGATGTCCCTCATAAGGGCGAAGCAGTAACCGATCTTATATTCAATGGTTGAACTGTATTGCATTCTCAATGCTTGTCCGTATGCCAATTTAtacctgtataaaaaaatagagttagaccaagaaaagtcctaGACTTCCTAGACTTAGATTTAAGCTTTGCcgtcatttattttaatttaaattattaccgtaaaatggggtgagtagggttcgcggggagagttgggttatgaacggggagagaagggatgaaaggagGGTGAGATAGGATTTTAaagctactgctacaaaaattatgtatttcaatttaaaatggagctatagtaatactcataataaaaaaaaatatatccaacaatcttccaaaatcacctttgtatcaaaacccacctcaccccaaatacgagggactacggggttaggtgggatttcctgtttatcgtcaaagttatgaacccaaaataaaattaaaactgaaatacaaacgtccggaacacttattatatacaccattaagtttgcatatgtaaaaataaaatgttatcgaagtttgaatgtcagttttgcacctactcaccccattttacggtactaataagtaagagcatttattttacattttgccatttttatatattccgaccttttttgccacttttgtgttatttatactcagaatcacgagctctttcaatcctaatgggataaaaaaatgtcccagagtttttttcctattgtgttaccatttccctatatacctactttgtatggcggtagcaaaaaggaaagtttgaaaaatgcatggaaattttaggacactttttttctcctataaggatgaaaagggctctcgatcctgactagaataacacaaaagtggcaaaaaacgccacgatatataaaaatggcaaaaaataaaagaaacgctcgtaaatgttattattttaccttatagaatagaataatagGACTATtgtgtgcccttacagggtgtcATAATTTGACCTTATATAACGTCTAATGTAGgtacatgacaatacaatattaaataaatgaaatgaaaagtctgcagtgattttaatagcccagttaggttagttaggttagggttaggtttaGTTAGGttgcgcagtgcaagtgttattttatacgtcataatttcatagaagtatgacgtttaaaataacacttgcactgcgtgtgctattaaaataatttcatcgaatttgacgtttaaaataacacttgcactgcgtgagctatcaaaatcactgcagacttttcttggtctctcTAGTAAATTATATAACTAGGCCAGGGCATAAAAGTGATCCATTTTATCCTCGACCTATATCGATATTTTTAAGAATCAGAGTTTCAcgagttagggttccgtactcaaagggtaaaaacgggaccctattactaagactccactgtccacgtctgtcaccaggctctatctcatgaaccgctataacaacaaatactaaaaagtacggaatcctcggcgggcgagtccgactcgcacttgtccggttttttttttttgaaagcGCTCTTGTATACTATTTTTCTTAGTTTACGCTTTTCAGCCggaggcacagaataaataatagtactaccgtacagaaaggaaacttcctacaaaaccgaagtttgacagcggttcagggtcgaatcatgctgtccctttctaatatatggcactatccagggccgtcttaaactatgctggggcccctgggcaaATAAGAATGTGCCCAGGGGCccattaattaaatatgtatactgttactgtctattacgtgtgcccttatggtaaagacgcgCGGTACTGGCACTACCCTTTCGGCTattttagggttgtcaaaattcaagccattatcttatctgtgatcGTGCACGCAAAGTGTTCGTGTGTGCACGCaaacgtcaagttgtgtcaaccctaatgctcggagcaatgctgagccgagcggagccgagtttgcccgaagggaggagtttcgcacccctgtcaTAAATGTCTGTAAAAACCTTATTTTCAAACTATGAACATTTGAATAACTATAAACAAGCTTTTAAGATTTCACAGCGTCTGTAAAAGTATTTTAGTAGATAATAAATTAGACCAAGATAtaataatagagttagaccaagataactctgcaacgattttgatagcatagactGTGCAAGTACgtgttatttatatatacacagggtggaaaaataagtcgggccctggagggaaactaccttaaatccttaagttggttcattttacttaaaggagacattcctttatttttttaaagaaataaaactgcattcaaaaatattttttttcttcaattttgcttgtctaaaaatattcttgagtactaaatattcgatttcatggatattttgtacgacagacgagtgtaagacctaatgtttcttggagaaatgctATCATTAACATTAgatgtatcgactagtagaaaaaaatagtgagtgtttattttttggaagttttacTCGGTTCAATTCCCCGTCGAGAcaagcgaatttaaaaaaatctttgaatgcagctttgtttgtttttaaaaataaatgaatgtctcctttaagtaaaatgagccaacttacgGATTTAagatagtttccctccagggcccgacatatcttcccacactgtatatatatatatacaccaAGAAATGtcatcggtgatcaggaaccgatttttctaattcagtcatcgatggcgatcacatttaactatggaaccaaccttgaaatcacaaaaaaaattttgcctgtttcatacatttgggtTGGTCCGATGTTGATATGTTCTATGagagagttaattttttttcgcgatttcgcggttggtttcatagttaaatgtgatcgccatcgctgactgaattagaaaaattggttcctgatcaccgattaaaaatcatcgtgtatataaatatgtgttatatatatatacaggatgattcatgagacgtgagcaggactaatcctgcacactcagtaactgataattgatcgatcaccgtcgtatttaggagaaacaacaacactgtttcctattttttaactttttggtgagggcaaatttaattctcaacaatcatggtcaccctacaggacctacttaataaacataaaacctaatggcattttgattacgaagaaaataaactgtcaaacttgagtgagatacgagttttcaaaagtaaccagacagtgatgacagtaatgacattcaatttgacacagaatatcggtagtttagtattctaattttagggtgaccatgcatgtcgtaaaaaaattcataactttttttttcaacacgactaggaaatttacgttaacctcactaatactgatacgaaacagttgcttataattaaacatatgcgcagtgttagtcctgcccacgtctcctgaatcaccctgtatatatatatgacaGAAAACTACCTTGCACCGTAAACAAACTGGGACATCAAATCGAAGGCCCTCTTCACGGCGGCGTCGTCACTTAAATTCCCTCTGCTCCTGCtgcttaatatatttttcacgggCTTTCCTTTCTTCCTTTTCTCATAATTTTTCTTCTCATAAATAGCTTTTAAGTTTTCAAAACGACGTGAAGTATCGTTGATTAAGTCCATTTCAAAATTTGGTATGACGCTCTCTGTATTGGCGATCATAATTTCTAATTCCCCCGCGGTGAGGGGGTTCGTGAACTTAAAATCCCTTGTCTGCTCTTGGAATTCTTTCATATTGTGAGGAATTAAGTTTTTGTTGAAAGTATAGTTTACGAGGGCAGAGATGAACGGGGACACTGAAAATACAGATTacagataaaaaataaagtaataaaatgaaataatattttttttattcattgtaTGTGTTAGGTTACACTGTACAGGGTCGGTGCCTCTTTTTTAGTAAACAGGCACCGCTCTTCCTTAGTTGCTAAGTGAACTGAACAacaacaaattattacatgaataaaattaaaagaaataatattaacatttcAGTTAATAACAAAAGTGGTAAGAGATAATTTAACTTTAAGCTTAAATTAATGAGAGAATGAGTGATGCGTGTGTGCCTGTGTGcatgtgcgtgtgtgtgtgtgtgtgtgtgtgtgtgtgcgtgcgtgcgtgcgagcgtgcgtgcgtgcgtgcgtgcgtgcgtgcgtgcgtgcgtgcgtgcgagcgagcatgtgtgtgtgtgtgtgtgtgtgtgtgtgtgtgtgtgggtgcGTGTGTTTGAGTGtttgtgcgtgtgtgtgtgtgtgtacagatggtagtgcataattatttttgactgaaatagcatgaaaGTGTACAAACGGTGGCCTTAATGCCGAATGGCATCCTCTACCGTCAACtatagggccaaacagagataCCTATAATTGGTGATATTACTTACTAAGTAAAAACAAGGAAATAGCAGATACAAAAATCATGGCGGTTCCTGCTTCTTTTTCCACTAATAATGTATTTTAATGTCCAATATTCATAGAAATATTAACATTAAACACAAACAATATAATTTCCAATTACAGATCAGAATTATATAGCCTAGGTataatacagggtggccaactTGGGAGGTACTTAtgcaacttttttaattatggcGGCAACGGCAATTATGACAGTTGTTGTATGAAAATTACTTTGTGTAGATACGGCAAATTTGTTATGGAGCGGTTTACGATTGAACAACGtgtgttttaattaataaaatgttCTACTCAACCCAATTATGTATTGCGGAAACTCTAAGAAAATTGCGACcaatttttggtacaaatcACTTATGTTCGCGGGTAACAGTAGCTCCTGACTTTTTTCTGTGGGGCTATCTAAAGGGACGTGTCTATGCTAACAGTCAAATGAACCTTcagcaattaaaacaaaatattcgaGACACAGTCAATGAGATAACGCAGGAAATGTGATGTGTGATGTGCGTGTGTGATGTgaggaaaaaaaaaagaaaatgtgTGAAAATGTGATGAAAAACGCGATGAAAAGGGTTCACATCTGCCATGCTGCTAGAGGTGAACATTTGTCTGACATTATTTTCCAtatttaatagggaatattaggcaaagctccgcgtaggtggcacctttgtggcacatacagtaaacaaaccacattgacacatcacacgtcacgtcaatcacatggcctaccgcgaaacaagaaaaccgaaatttcgttatctaatctctctatcactcttgcatattcgagcgataaagaggcagataactaaatttctatTTTCGTGTTTAccggcccttgttaacaaacggccttgatgcatcaatgtcatattttattgtctgtgaaaacttgtcataaAACAGTTTaagcacagtatgtataagttagtctatgaatttactgagtcggtagtgctgcactctggcggcagaacattgcagtaatatcccctattgccGGCCCTaaataggtactatatttaacaagaaatacttaatattttttatatttcaaggaataaaattacaaaaattaaagtGTATAGGAACCTGTTATTTGGCCATCCTGTATTTTATTACCTTATATAATACACAATTATAATCAGACTTATATAGCCTataaagtatgttttattatagTTTATTACTTCAAGGAAACTAATtgaaaatgtacagtcaagtctaaaaatatgggtgcttacatcatactcaaaaatatgtcccatagcttttatgtcagcgaattaagaactatgagacatatttttgaataggtAAGTTATGTTGACTGTACTTAGGAATTGCAATTTTGACTGAGATAACCAACTTGATACTCAAAACTTCCGTGGGACACagacattaaatattaaaaaaacgggtcactcacgtattttcagtcgaaaaacgctcgacatgtttcactccgtaccatACGCCggtccaatattattgcggccgccataaggAACCTttttcgtggaacgtcacatatctttactatttcatatctagtgaatctctaattcatttcccgaatcgcgccgaattCTTCGGTACGAAGTGAAACATATCGAGCGTTTTTctcaaggctcggaaccggttttctGTTcatacaaaaaaccggccaagtgcgagacggactcACAAACGacgagttccgtaccattatctataaaaacggtcacccatccaagcactgaccccgcccgacgttgcttaacttcggtatgggagccccacttaaatctttattttattctgtttttagtatttgttgttatagcggcaacaggaatacatcatctgtgaaaatttcaactgtctagctatcacggttcgtgagatacagcctggtgacagacggacggacggacagcggagtcttagtaataggatcccgttttaccctttgggtacggaaccctaaaaataccggtattattacgttctttttcgtactttggtttattatttcattattaatgggacaatctaataatacgacgttgttacctaaatacatgattcagtcctacgtaaagagtataaaataaggaaaaatattgggctatatACAAAACACAAGTGGACATTGATGTGCACGTATCAGCTTTAAGCTGCCTGTGCAAtcacatataataataaataatatatcgggtttaaaaaaaaaaccggttccgagccctggtttttcgacttaaaatacgtgagtggcccgtttttcatatatttaatatgtttgaTACTCAAACACAATAAAAACGGGTCTCTCACAAAATTTCACTCTACATATAGGGAGTTACGGAGTAATAcagcaatgttctgccgccagctagcacaaactgtaaaccatagagtaacttatacaggctattattttttacagtttgagctagtggcgccccctacgctgATACATTGCGTGCTGAATTATGTAAAACAACATAACAGGCACCCGCCGCGATAGCataggacgctggttcgattccagcctggggcactggaggccttggtcactttttcttagaatatgacatttatttcagtttataatttatatattaatgtttctacttgaaataaaaacaaattaaaatattttctgaattcTTAATTTGTTATAATacttctaataaaataaaagtcgtttttttataaaacttaaatattaGGTGAGTTATTTCATTTAAAGTCTATACTCATGGGTACGGTGTCAAATGTCATCTCAATACAATTTCGCAAGATTTTGAGTTTTAAGGTTATAAATCGTATGGAAATGGCATGTGTCACCGTACCTATGCTATTTGAAAAGTACACTATATATAACTAGGTATACCCAAGGAATGTATAGCCGTATCAAAAAAATACATTGATTAggattacagatgtagtgcataattattttccaccgtattttcacggaaacgtacgaacgtgtcttgctatttcagtcagtctcggtacaaaaagtactgaggttgactgaagtagcatgacaaatacgaacgtttccgagaaaatacgctGGAAAacgattatgcactacatctgtacatagGTAGCCTATCGAGTGACTTGAGTCACCAcccgtacggttaccatcagtttgtcactgacataaacgccgtcgagaacgtaatttactttctatacatctcgctcgcactcgcatattagtgcaaacgggatgtatagaaagtaaattacgttctcgacggcgtttatgtcagtgacaaactgatggtaaccgtaccgGACGCAAGTACCAACACATACTTACAATAAGTCATTATGTAAACGGTCATTTCTCCGAATCTCGTGTCTTTACACCGATATTCGTCACTTGAACGCCGAACTGGCCGCACTTTcgctttttaaaaatcgaaCTCGCATTTCGAAAATAGAACGTTTCAAGTGTTCGATGATAGCGCGTTTTTCCGCGCACAAACTCGCTTGtgcgttttgtttttaaataaatgatagtCGCGTTTTGTTTATGTTTGAAAGTGTGCCTTAATCCATTCAAGTGTTTTTTAAGTAGATTAatagactgtttgtttcttttttaagtAGACCAATAAGTGTTTTGTGATTACGAATGATCAACTGTAATGTATGCTTTAATCTATAcgaatgtttttttaattagtcCAATAGATGTGTGTATTATTTGTTGCTAACGTTTTTGTTAAATCAAAAAGTGCGTTTAGTTCGTTACGGATGAtttaaaaaacgaactatgatTAATTTGAATAAAGTgataatttttataataatagcaAATGTCAACAGTGAATATACTGATGATATAGTGAATGAAAATATGTATGACTCTAAAAACTTCATAAATCCGAATGGGAATAATGTTATTTCGAGACTTATTAGTGAAAGTAGATTTAATTcggaaataattaaaaatatgggCAAAGATAGTGACAGTGTGAATCACTATGAAGACATTACGATTTTGGACGAAAATGGACAGTTGAGAAACTTAAAATACAAATCAgctaataaaattaacattcCAAGTGATGAAATTAAGACTGATGATAAAGTGAATGTTAGTGGCAATCAAGTGGAAACCCCAGTGACTTTAAGTGAAATAGACGAAACGAAATACGAACTCAGCGGGCATAAGTCGAAGTTCTTCGATGAAATTGGACGTAAgtgaaaaatatagttttacaGAAAATCGGTACTTACCTGTGGTAaaatggtcccgggttcgaatcctgataagggcatttatttgtatgatgatacagatatttgttcctgagacatggttgttttctatgtatttaagtatttatatattatatatatcgttgtccgagtacccacaatacctatgatattttatatgtagatgtgttatacacgttccaaaattgaagcactcacctcgtgtcatgtgtacgagtttgtctcagtctgcctgacgcaagcgcaaaggtgtacaccggttaatacttttccacaaataacgtgtattaagcaacaaaatgctgacctgcgttatgttgaaatgctcaaattatccgcggaagcgcaaaaaaattgacggcgtcacatatcattggtaagtaaaagctgaaataacccgtttttcttcggtttaatcttgaattaaataaacCCAGCCGCCATTTTCGCCGGCTGACAGAACGAGATAAGTTTATATTCTCATCAGCGAGAATGACAAGGACGCACCAACTGCGTACATAGATTATCATAGCAGACGCGTCATGGTAAGTTGCATTCGTTGTTTGGTGCTTGTCgtacaaataaaagaaatatacttaaatttcaattttaatattgaagttttttactgccatattattgtccgggtcgcgtcaattaagtaaataggtatattgctgtttatacaaagattactacaaaattagtatttattgtcaggcatttcattttctcacacagtaacaattattaataacataaaattgttagtaaaataaaggattttgttgttattgagtTTGCTTTTTGTCAAAATGTTTCTATAGTATAAGAAAAATGATGAATAAAGAGTATAATATACtatcttttatttacataactaaatatgaaaactttttacttcggtagcgagtacattactacatacaactgcattaaaatgatttgcaccttctgtcaaacatcttagtctttgatattttttttttcttaataagtttTACGCTTCGCGCCTTATTCACTGTTTGCCGTCGTGTTATGTTGGTATCACTGATTTACCAAATTCACGCGCAAGTGACAAACACTAGCCGTCTCTTTTTTGGTTAGGTATTCTTTTAATTGTGCCGTCTCTtttacgcatttgcgtatgaagttgtaaacaaattgtaactAATGCTGCCGTGTCGTTGGCAGCATTGGTTGgcatcatttttttcgcttgatatgttagtgtatggcttatctacatataaaatatcataGCACAatacaagctttcttgagcttaccgtggggcttagtcaatttgcgtaaaaatgtcctataatatttatttatttatttaatcggtACTTACCTCTAaaatgtcattctatggaacttgctaactatgtaaacaaaagtcagtagtaaattcatcattcagagacaatttcaatatggcggtttgtttacatagttagcaagttccatagaatgacactttatagtctgtatctttaggtatttaaataaaagtaaacaaaatctaccctcaaatggctccttaagccatttgagggtagatgaaaacattacatgatcaaataatgtaggttactCGTAAAGTCaggtccatggtataataatatactccgcctggtactccattccgagattcgcgtatgacctaactgacacgcgcctacgtcatcatgctgtttacaggttctcaaactttgaaatgtgggagaattttaaccaacggtgaaaattattttaacggcattaattttaagttattcatgtagaaacatagtaaaataaaacaaatctccGTAAAAACATACCctaatctaatgtattaaattaaactttatttatctatacaagacaaacgtttaaaaaactaattcacagttacacattaattaccaagcttacgacgtgaaaagtttggaaaacactgcgactgctgacactgagcgagaaggaaataacaattaacacgcgttcgacaaggatgacggtcagggcatgaagttatctagatccgaattgtcaaatgtccacagcgctatcctgtgttgccagtagtataaacagaattacccgaaagtctgaaatttctttcgtgaatcggaagatattgctaacgagtaattaaaaatgacgtgttattgtaaaatttaagctaaaatacatataaatgaaaattataaaattataaagaaatattttaacttattaaccataggtataatgtacccatgtaacatgttatgttgaaataaagtggcaatgttattgtgacgtaggcccgtgtcactctgggaatggaagaccatgttttattagaccatggtcaggtcgttcagtgactgatccaggtggttttgtatttggttagttaaccaatacattttataactacccgaattgcttgtttacttttatatatacctaaagatacagagtatagtcaaAGAGAATTTGTCTATGCCTTAGCTACGCACCCAGGCCCCCTGTGtacagttagcagcagaagttcctaagcgggcgaggtgttcaaaattaccttgacacgctcttattctcttaacaataaaatcgcgtcaagatcattttgaacacctcgcccgcttagcaactattgctgctgactgtacgtctTTGAACTACAAATtacatttacagtacatatggtcctattttcccgcactagtgcgtaaaatagcacttttcgtgcgaatgtgaaattttaaagggccatatgtactgtaaaacgttgtacgacaCACGTGCGAATAacgaatttcctctttttcgcacttgtatcgtaaataactattgtcgaCAGATCGACTCCGCGAAAAACGTTTGTACGAAATACGAAAGGCGTTCTTAATGAAATACGAAAAACTTACTGCCCTATTCGAACTATATGCTTataagaagtcacagcggtacgatatgtatatttt
This genomic window contains:
- the LOC134802800 gene encoding uncharacterized protein LOC134802800 translates to MIFVSAISLFLLMSPFISALVNYTFNKNLIPHNMKEFQEQTRDFKFTNPLTAGELEIMIANTESVIPNFEMDLINDTSRRFENLKAIYEKKNYEKRKKGKPVKNILSSRSRGNLSDDAAVKRAFDLMSQFVYGARYKLAYGQALRMQYSSTIEYKIGYCFALMRDIRQQQLSLYSTMYYGYKQHVETLYNKESSRSHEPDLPLESYFAMYHKVMKLELDMKDVVNLAQKLMDMRWQNPNTTSKEGIFK